A region of the Streptomyces durocortorensis genome:
CGATGAACCCGGCCGTCGAGTGCGTCACCAGCCCGAGCCGCCCGAGCGAGCTCTTGCCCTCCAGCCGCGAGGCCAGATCGTCGGGGAGCGAGATCACCTCGTACGTGGACGCCAGCACGAACTCACCCGGGTGCAGGATGAAAGCCTCATCGCCCTCCGGCTCGACGGTGCGGGTGAGATCGGGCTGTTCCACCGCCGGGTCGATGTGCGGGTACCGGTGGTTCTCGAACACCCGGAAGTAGCGGTCCAGCCGCACGTCGATGCTCGACGGCTGCACCATCGAAGGGTCGTACGGATCAATACGGACTCGGCCGGCGTC
Encoded here:
- the dcd gene encoding dCTP deaminase — protein: MLLSDKDIRAEIDAGRVRIDPYDPSMVQPSSIDVRLDRYFRVFENHRYPHIDPAVEQPDLTRTVEPEGDEAFILHPGEFVLASTYEVISLPDDLASRLEGKSSLGRLGLVTHSTAGFIDPGFSGHVTLELSNLATLPIKLWPGMKIGQLCMFRLTSPSEFPYGSERYESRYQGQRGPTASRSFQNFHRTQV